One Nostoc sp. UHCC 0302 DNA window includes the following coding sequences:
- a CDS encoding adenosine deaminase — protein sequence MSLYAELHRHLGGSVVPRVLWRYFERHSSELISRFADYSEFEDFYTRPRNTLDEYLELHTLVESVQTVETLPYFIYRLVRGAYIFENLAYLELRYTPYLRTPEHLSQVERIDKMAEIVEVVGKASHLPEYPIVTRQILCMHTRLPYEVNKAIIDLAAQNKHYVCAIDVAGGDSYYADRLQEWISLYDYARSLGVNTTGHLYETTAGCYPQLLPYLMRIGHGIQIPLLYPELLPDLANRGQCLEVCPTTYLQTGTLQDIRQLKLVFDRCFDAGVDIAICTDNAGLHNVRLPFEYENLLTYDIISFEQLQACQEAAFRHAFAWPYSQRPASLLNGLLKPESPKVLAMTDVN from the coding sequence ATGAGTTTATATGCTGAATTACATAGACATTTAGGCGGCTCGGTTGTACCGCGAGTTCTATGGCGATATTTCGAGCGACATTCTTCGGAGTTGATTTCTCGCTTTGCTGACTATTCAGAATTTGAAGATTTTTACACTAGGCCTCGCAATACTTTAGATGAGTATCTGGAATTGCATACTCTGGTAGAAAGTGTGCAAACCGTGGAAACATTGCCTTACTTTATCTACCGCTTAGTGCGTGGTGCTTATATTTTTGAAAATTTGGCTTATCTGGAACTACGCTATACTCCCTATTTGCGAACTCCTGAGCATCTGAGTCAAGTTGAAAGAATTGACAAGATGGCAGAAATTGTAGAAGTTGTAGGAAAAGCTAGTCACCTGCCAGAATATCCAATTGTCACTAGACAAATTCTCTGTATGCACACACGTTTACCTTATGAGGTAAACAAGGCGATTATTGATTTGGCAGCACAGAACAAGCACTATGTGTGTGCGATAGATGTAGCAGGAGGTGATAGCTATTATGCCGATCGCCTACAAGAATGGATTAGTCTATATGATTATGCGCGATCGCTCGGCGTAAACACCACGGGACATCTGTATGAAACCACCGCTGGTTGTTACCCACAACTGTTACCCTATCTCATGCGGATTGGTCATGGTATTCAAATTCCCTTACTGTATCCAGAGTTACTCCCAGATTTAGCTAACCGCGGACAATGTTTAGAGGTTTGTCCGACAACTTACTTACAAACTGGTACTTTACAGGATATACGTCAACTCAAGTTAGTCTTTGACCGTTGTTTTGATGCTGGGGTAGATATCGCCATTTGTACTGATAATGCCGGATTACATAATGTACGTTTGCCGTTTGAGTATGAAAACTTATTGACTTACGACATTATTAGTTTTGAACAACTACAAGCTTGTCAAGAAGCAGCTTTTCGTCATGCTTTTGCTTGGCCTTATAGTCAACGTCCCGCATCCTTATTAAATGGATTGCTCAAACCTGAATCCCCTAAAGTTTTGGCGATGACAGATGTTAATTGA
- a CDS encoding adenylosuccinate synthase → MANVIVIGAQWGDEGKGKITDLLSRSADVVVRYQGGVNAGHTIVVKGQTFKLHLIPSGILYPDTKCIIGCGTVIDPQILIAELDQLKNLNISTDNLLISETAHVTMPYHRLIDQASEERRGSHKIGTTGRGIGPTYADKSERTGIRVLDLMDSEGLREQLEWTINYKNVILEKLYNLPPLDVKAVIDEYLGYAERLRPYVVDTSLKIYDAILRRRNILFEGAQGTLLDLDHGTYPYVTSSNPVAGGACVGTGLGPTMIDRVIGVSKAYTTRVGEGPFPTEQDGEVGELLCDRGAEFGTTTGRKRRCGWFDAVIGRYAVRINGMDCMAITKLDVLDELEEIQVCVAYEIDGERSEHFPTSARQFARCRPIYKTLPGWQVSTTHCRALEDLPQQALDYLKFLAELMEVPIAIVSLGASRDQTIIVEDPIHGPKRALLHADGTPADLLSA, encoded by the coding sequence TTGGCTAACGTTATTGTCATAGGGGCCCAATGGGGCGATGAAGGAAAAGGTAAAATAACTGACTTACTTAGCCGTTCCGCAGATGTTGTGGTGCGCTACCAAGGGGGTGTCAATGCTGGACACACTATTGTAGTAAAGGGTCAGACCTTTAAGCTGCACTTGATTCCCTCCGGTATTTTGTATCCAGACACCAAATGCATTATCGGTTGTGGAACGGTCATAGATCCACAGATTTTGATAGCAGAACTCGACCAATTAAAAAACTTAAATATTTCCACTGACAATCTCCTAATATCAGAGACAGCTCATGTAACGATGCCTTATCATCGGTTGATTGACCAGGCATCAGAGGAGCGACGGGGAAGCCATAAAATTGGCACAACCGGTCGGGGTATTGGTCCGACTTATGCTGACAAATCTGAACGCACAGGCATCCGAGTTCTAGACTTGATGGACTCTGAGGGGCTACGTGAGCAGTTGGAGTGGACGATTAATTATAAAAACGTCATTTTAGAAAAGCTGTACAACTTGCCGCCTCTAGATGTGAAAGCGGTGATTGACGAATATCTGGGATACGCAGAACGGCTACGTCCTTATGTTGTGGATACATCGCTGAAAATATACGACGCTATTCTGCGGCGGCGCAATATTTTGTTTGAAGGCGCACAAGGCACACTTCTCGACCTCGATCATGGAACTTATCCTTATGTTACCTCCTCCAATCCAGTTGCTGGGGGGGCTTGCGTCGGTACAGGGCTAGGCCCGACAATGATTGACCGAGTCATTGGAGTGTCGAAAGCGTATACCACACGAGTCGGAGAAGGCCCATTTCCCACAGAACAAGATGGGGAAGTGGGAGAACTATTATGCGATCGCGGAGCCGAATTTGGCACAACCACCGGACGTAAACGGCGCTGTGGTTGGTTTGATGCCGTCATCGGTCGCTATGCTGTGCGGATTAATGGCATGGATTGTATGGCGATTACTAAACTAGATGTTCTCGATGAACTAGAGGAAATCCAAGTTTGTGTCGCTTATGAAATCGATGGCGAACGCAGCGAACACTTCCCCACGAGTGCGCGTCAGTTTGCCAGATGTCGCCCCATCTACAAAACTTTACCAGGATGGCAAGTGTCAACAACTCATTGCCGCGCCTTGGAAGACTTGCCACAGCAAGCATTGGACTATCTCAAATTCTTAGCAGAATTGATGGAAGTCCCGATCGCGATCGTCTCTTTAGGAGCTAGCCGCGATCAAACCATAATTGTAGAAGACCCCATCCACGGCCCCAAACGCGCTTTATTGCACGCCGACGGCACACCTGCCGATCTGCTAAGTGCGTAA
- a CDS encoding 50S ribosomal protein L25/general stress protein Ctc yields MAITVESQKRPEGSKPKALRRSGLIPANLYGHKGTESISLAINAKTVERLLKKASVNNTLIDLNITDIPWRGKALLRELQIHPAKGTPYHLSFFAVAGHGDTTVEVRLRFVGNAVGVKQDGGVLDTVVTELQVSCAPENIPDVIEIDVSNLQIGDSLHISDIPFPEGVTPLAELERLVVSVLPPQIDADAEIEAETAS; encoded by the coding sequence ATGGCTATTACAGTCGAATCTCAAAAGCGACCCGAAGGCAGCAAGCCGAAAGCTTTGCGCCGTTCTGGGTTAATACCTGCAAATTTGTACGGTCATAAAGGTACAGAGTCAATTTCTTTGGCGATTAATGCCAAAACTGTTGAGCGTTTGCTCAAAAAAGCTTCAGTCAATAACACCTTGATTGATTTAAACATTACTGATATACCTTGGCGAGGTAAAGCCTTGCTGCGAGAACTTCAAATACATCCAGCAAAAGGTACACCTTATCACCTCAGCTTTTTTGCGGTTGCGGGACATGGCGATACCACTGTAGAAGTACGCCTGCGTTTTGTAGGAAATGCTGTTGGTGTTAAACAAGATGGTGGTGTGTTAGACACCGTAGTTACCGAATTGCAAGTCAGTTGTGCGCCTGAGAATATCCCAGATGTAATTGAAATCGATGTCTCTAACCTGCAAATTGGAGACAGCTTGCATATCAGTGATATACCTTTTCCTGAAGGTGTAACACCTCTAGCTGAATTAGAGCGACTTGTTGTTAGTGTTTTGCCACCGCAAATCGACGCTGATGCTGAGATAGAGGCTGAAACAGCTTCTTAA
- a CDS encoding AAA family ATPase, with protein MTEATLPVLIQQMLQPGFYPHAVTEPIQLIQTHISYVLLTGDYAYKLKKPVNFGFLDFSTLEKRQHFCQEELRLNQRGAAQLYLEVLPITLVEEQYNLGGTGEVVEYVLKMRQFPQKFLFSKLFEQGKLNETDLEDLGRVVAQYHAEAQTNDYIRSFGEVAKVRAAFDENYEQTENYIGGPQTQTQFTETKQYTDKFFAERPELFASRIQNNYIRECHGDLHLGNIALWQDKITLFDCIEFNEPFRFVDVMYDVAFTVMDLEARSRKDLANAFLNAYIEQTGDWEGLQVLPLYLSRQAYVRAKVTSFLLDDANVPVTAKEEATKTAADYYKQAWEYTKPKLGQLILMSGLSGSGKSTTARYLARQLGAIQIRSDAVRKHLGRIPLWQKGGDDLYTPEMTEKTYTRLLALGILLANEGFTVILDAKYDRQQLRQEAIAQAKKHQLSLQIIHCTAPLEVLQNRLVNRTGDIADATADLLTSQLKQAEPFTEEEQPYVKILDTTQALESQLKEVIR; from the coding sequence ATGACAGAAGCGACTCTTCCAGTCTTAATTCAGCAAATGTTACAGCCTGGATTTTATCCCCATGCAGTAACAGAACCTATTCAACTTATTCAAACCCATATTTCTTATGTGTTGCTGACTGGAGATTACGCTTATAAACTGAAGAAACCAGTGAATTTTGGTTTTTTAGACTTTTCTACTTTAGAGAAGCGGCAACATTTTTGTCAGGAAGAGTTGCGGTTGAATCAACGGGGAGCCGCTCAACTGTATTTGGAAGTGTTACCTATAACTTTGGTTGAGGAGCAATACAATTTAGGGGGAACTGGTGAAGTTGTAGAGTACGTGCTGAAAATGCGCCAGTTTCCCCAAAAGTTCTTGTTTAGCAAACTTTTTGAACAGGGTAAGTTAAATGAGACAGACCTAGAGGACTTGGGACGGGTGGTTGCTCAATACCATGCAGAAGCACAGACAAATGATTACATTCGCAGTTTTGGTGAAGTAGCAAAAGTTCGGGCTGCTTTTGACGAAAATTATGAGCAAACAGAAAATTATATCGGTGGGCCTCAGACGCAGACGCAGTTTACAGAAACAAAGCAATATACAGATAAGTTTTTTGCAGAACGTCCAGAATTATTTGCTAGTAGAATTCAAAATAATTACATTCGCGAATGTCACGGGGATTTACACCTGGGAAATATTGCTCTGTGGCAGGACAAAATCACGCTATTCGATTGCATTGAGTTTAATGAGCCGTTTCGCTTTGTCGATGTAATGTACGATGTCGCGTTCACAGTAATGGATTTGGAAGCGCGATCGCGTAAAGACTTGGCTAATGCTTTTTTAAATGCTTATATAGAGCAAACTGGAGACTGGGAAGGTTTGCAGGTATTACCTTTATATTTAAGTCGTCAGGCTTATGTCCGGGCAAAAGTAACTTCGTTTTTACTAGACGATGCTAATGTACCTGTAACGGCAAAAGAAGAGGCGACAAAAACTGCTGCTGACTATTATAAACAGGCTTGGGAGTACACTAAACCCAAGCTTGGACAGCTAATTTTGATGTCCGGATTGTCGGGTTCTGGTAAAAGTACTACAGCACGCTATTTAGCCCGTCAACTAGGAGCAATTCAGATTCGTTCAGATGCAGTGCGGAAACATTTAGGGAGAATTCCTTTGTGGCAGAAGGGTGGCGATGATTTGTATACACCTGAGATGACCGAAAAAACTTATACACGGTTATTAGCATTGGGAATTCTGCTAGCTAATGAAGGTTTTACGGTGATTTTAGATGCTAAGTATGACCGTCAGCAGTTACGACAAGAAGCGATCGCCCAAGCTAAAAAACATCAGCTTTCCCTCCAGATTATCCACTGCACAGCACCGCTAGAAGTTTTACAAAATCGTCTTGTCAACCGCACTGGTGATATTGCTGATGCTACTGCTGATTTGTTAACCTCACAACTAAAGCAAGCCGAACCCTTTACTGAGGAAGAACAACCCTACGTCAAGATTTTGGACACAACTCAAGCCCTAGAATCACAATTAAAAGAAGTAATTCGCTAA
- a CDS encoding YdcF family protein, protein MFLYLSKLLPLFFYPLGLACVSLLVALVTLWKRPRTAAIAIALALTLLLFSSNAWVSHYLVRSLEWQNIPSAQIPNAEAIVVLGGATKSAFPPRPTVDLSESGDRVIYAAQLYRQKKAPIIILSGGRIDWRGSGSPESADMANVLTSIGIPSEAIVEEPDSLNTYQNAVNVRKILESRGIRQVLLVTSAMHMPRSLKIFQRQGINAIPTPTDFLISERELEELGNTPKAAILNLLPDTANLNQSTSALKEYLGTFIYRLRGWL, encoded by the coding sequence ATGTTTTTATATCTCTCAAAATTATTGCCACTGTTTTTTTATCCATTAGGACTAGCTTGCGTAAGTTTGTTAGTGGCTTTGGTAACATTATGGAAACGACCGCGTACTGCGGCGATCGCAATCGCTTTAGCGCTAACTTTATTACTGTTTAGCAGTAATGCTTGGGTTTCTCATTATTTAGTGCGATCGCTAGAATGGCAAAATATCCCATCTGCTCAAATACCTAATGCAGAAGCAATTGTGGTTTTGGGTGGCGCAACTAAATCAGCTTTTCCTCCCAGACCTACTGTTGATTTGAGTGAATCGGGCGATCGCGTAATTTACGCAGCACAGCTATATCGCCAAAAAAAAGCTCCGATCATTATTCTCAGTGGCGGACGCATTGATTGGCGCGGTAGCGGTTCACCAGAATCGGCGGATATGGCAAATGTCCTAACATCTATTGGTATCCCATCTGAGGCAATTGTCGAAGAACCTGACTCTCTCAATACATATCAAAATGCCGTAAATGTCCGAAAAATCTTGGAATCTCGTGGAATTCGCCAAGTCTTGCTTGTGACTTCGGCAATGCATATGCCGCGATCGCTAAAGATTTTTCAACGTCAAGGAATTAATGCTATTCCTACGCCTACTGATTTTTTAATCAGCGAACGTGAACTCGAAGAACTCGGCAACACACCCAAAGCCGCTATACTGAATTTGTTACCTGATACTGCAAATCTAAATCAGTCTACTAGCGCTTTAAAAGAGTACCTTGGTACTTTTATATATCGCTTACGAGGTTGGCTTTAA
- a CDS encoding ferredoxin-thioredoxin reductase variable chain, with translation MKVGDRVRVKDSVVVYHHPEHRSQAFDLKGTEGEVIGIATEWQGRPVSANLPILVQFSKKFKAHLRETELEII, from the coding sequence ATGAAAGTTGGCGATCGCGTCCGTGTTAAAGATTCAGTAGTAGTTTACCATCATCCTGAACATCGAAGTCAGGCTTTTGACCTTAAAGGCACAGAAGGCGAAGTTATAGGTATTGCTACAGAATGGCAAGGTAGACCTGTAAGCGCTAACTTGCCGATTTTAGTTCAATTTAGTAAAAAATTTAAAGCCCATTTACGAGAAACCGAGTTAGAAATCATTTAA
- a CDS encoding protein phosphatase 2C domain-containing protein codes for MISTQRIIYCINPSCNNPINPVGDDVCASCQTPLVHRYLWASGSLAAKISAGSKVADRYEVIRHQIWLDTQPGLSPDIPASLPKEVIPYLRLYQERLHLPHAYGFTHSHEEGTSDVLLLENVPIDDTGHLYPTIADAWEQATAVRQVYWLWQILQLWTPLSEFGVARSLLFPDNLRVQGWCIRLLELYPIQTAEQPTLQELGKFWLPWVAVANTSLAKDLQNIVQQMCKPAVELEAVVTQLNRLLLASAAELPLSIKVAGNTDIGLVMTQNEDSCYPTASSNLDDPVLPRLSIVCDGIGGHEGGEVASQLAVQSLKLQIRALLTEVAEQTELVPPDLLQEQLEASLRVVNNVISARNNEQKRQGRERMATTLVMAVQVPQRVQTTAGWRSENGHEVYLANIGDSRAYWITRNYCQLLTVDDDVVTREVRHARSLYRQALNRQDASALTQALGTKDAESLRLKVQRFIVEEDGILLLCSDGLSDNNWVEQSWRDYAVPVLTGKLAVEDAVGNWINLANAKNGHDNTSVVVSYYRVSPEYLVPVTPVQPLVEITEAEAQEQEEVNSFTESSQTLLDLDLDLDITEEPVIIPKTVTPVKKPSRSNRWVRLGGVLALIVGGTSLGLFAWSQINPRGFEQTCQQLPESVQQLCPPEK; via the coding sequence ATGATTTCTACTCAACGGATAATTTATTGTATAAATCCAAGCTGTAATAACCCTATTAATCCTGTGGGAGATGATGTTTGTGCTAGTTGTCAAACTCCTCTAGTTCACCGCTATCTCTGGGCTAGTGGCTCGTTAGCAGCTAAAATCTCTGCTGGTAGCAAGGTAGCAGATAGATATGAGGTAATTAGGCATCAAATTTGGCTGGATACTCAACCGGGGCTATCGCCAGATATACCAGCATCATTGCCAAAAGAAGTAATTCCTTACCTACGGTTATATCAAGAGCGGTTGCACTTGCCCCACGCTTACGGGTTTACGCATTCCCATGAAGAAGGTACAAGTGATGTCCTCTTACTGGAAAATGTGCCGATAGATGACACAGGACATCTCTACCCGACTATTGCTGATGCTTGGGAACAAGCAACAGCAGTACGACAAGTTTATTGGCTGTGGCAAATTCTTCAACTTTGGACACCTTTATCAGAATTTGGAGTTGCCCGCAGTTTGTTATTTCCAGACAACTTGAGAGTTCAAGGTTGGTGTATACGGCTGTTAGAACTTTATCCAATACAAACAGCTGAGCAACCAACTTTACAGGAGCTAGGGAAATTTTGGCTGCCTTGGGTAGCAGTTGCAAACACGTCACTAGCCAAAGACTTACAGAATATAGTCCAGCAGATGTGTAAACCAGCAGTAGAGTTAGAGGCTGTTGTCACTCAACTCAATAGGTTACTCCTAGCATCTGCGGCAGAATTGCCATTAAGCATAAAGGTTGCAGGGAATACTGATATTGGGCTAGTAATGACGCAAAATGAAGACAGCTGCTACCCTACAGCCTCTAGTAACTTAGATGACCCTGTACTGCCACGTTTGTCAATTGTTTGTGATGGCATTGGTGGACACGAAGGCGGCGAGGTTGCTAGTCAATTAGCAGTACAGTCTTTGAAGTTGCAAATCCGTGCTTTATTAACAGAAGTTGCAGAACAAACTGAACTTGTACCACCAGATTTATTACAGGAACAACTAGAGGCAAGCTTGCGGGTGGTAAATAACGTAATTTCCGCCCGCAATAACGAACAAAAACGCCAAGGCAGAGAACGCATGGCAACAACTCTTGTAATGGCAGTACAAGTACCGCAAAGAGTACAGACGACTGCTGGCTGGCGTTCAGAAAACGGCCATGAAGTTTACTTAGCTAATATTGGCGATAGCCGCGCTTATTGGATTACTCGCAACTATTGTCAATTACTCACAGTAGATGATGATGTGGTAACCAGGGAAGTACGCCATGCTCGGAGTTTATATCGCCAAGCACTTAATAGGCAAGATGCTAGTGCCTTGACTCAAGCATTGGGAACAAAAGATGCAGAATCCTTGCGTCTTAAGGTTCAGCGATTCATTGTAGAAGAAGATGGCATCTTGCTGTTGTGTTCTGATGGTTTAAGTGATAATAACTGGGTGGAACAATCTTGGCGAGATTACGCTGTACCAGTGTTAACAGGTAAACTTGCAGTTGAAGATGCTGTCGGGAACTGGATTAATCTAGCAAATGCGAAAAACGGTCATGATAATACATCGGTTGTTGTGAGTTATTATCGTGTCTCTCCAGAATACTTAGTGCCTGTTACTCCTGTGCAACCTCTAGTAGAGATTACCGAAGCAGAAGCACAAGAACAAGAAGAAGTAAATTCCTTCACAGAAAGTTCGCAAACCTTGCTAGATTTGGATTTGGATTTAGATATCACAGAAGAACCAGTTATAATTCCAAAAACTGTAACCCCAGTCAAAAAACCAAGCCGGAGTAACCGATGGGTAAGGCTAGGGGGAGTGTTGGCGTTGATTGTGGGAGGTACAAGTTTGGGATTATTTGCTTGGTCGCAAATTAATCCTAGAGGATTTGAGCAGACGTGTCAGCAACTTCCCGAAAGTGTGCAGCAACTTTGTCCGCCTGAAAAGTAG
- a CDS encoding NfeD family protein, with protein MPSYTLIWLLAGAVLCLMELFLPSAFVAFMMGISAFVVALLSVAGLGNVWLQVVIWLLLCVALVVLSRRFLQPRQRKSKLRDAVTAETLTEIPVGKTGRVLYEGNSWQARCDDDKLGIAPNERVYVVGREGTTLIVMPETLLHS; from the coding sequence ATGCCAAGTTATACCTTAATCTGGCTTTTGGCAGGAGCAGTTCTATGTTTAATGGAATTGTTTTTACCATCGGCGTTTGTCGCTTTCATGATGGGAATCAGCGCTTTTGTGGTCGCACTGCTATCTGTGGCGGGTTTAGGAAATGTATGGTTGCAAGTTGTGATATGGCTGTTGCTTTGTGTAGCACTAGTTGTACTTTCCCGCCGATTTTTACAACCGCGACAACGCAAGTCGAAACTTCGGGATGCAGTTACAGCTGAAACTTTAACAGAAATTCCGGTAGGGAAAACAGGCCGGGTGTTATACGAGGGAAATTCTTGGCAAGCAAGATGTGATGATGACAAACTCGGCATAGCACCCAACGAAAGAGTTTATGTGGTGGGAAGAGAAGGCACAACTTTGATTGTGATGCCGGAAACGCTTTTGCATTCTTAA
- a CDS encoding SPFH domain-containing protein: protein MEQLFLLIFLALGGSAVAGSVRVVSQGNEALVERLGSYNKKLEPGLSFVIPFLDKTVYQETIREKVLDIPPQKCITRDNVGIEVDAVVYWRIVDMEKAWYKVENLQSAMVNLVLTQIRSEMGQLELDQTFTARSQINELLLQDLDVATDPWGVKVTRVELRDIIPSQAVRESMELQMSAERRRRAAILTSEGDREAAVNSARGKADAQILEAEASQKSVVLRAEAEQKAIVLKAQAERQQQVLKAQAIAESAEIIAQKINSNSTAYQALEVLIALGYLDMGATIGKSDSSKVMFIDPRSIPATLEGIRSIVSDGQVDSNSLLRGEIPGGNNNRAS, encoded by the coding sequence ATGGAACAGTTATTTTTGCTAATCTTTTTAGCTCTTGGTGGTTCTGCTGTAGCAGGGTCTGTTAGAGTCGTTAGTCAAGGTAATGAAGCTTTAGTGGAAAGATTGGGTAGTTATAACAAAAAACTAGAACCAGGGCTAAGCTTTGTCATCCCTTTCCTTGATAAAACTGTCTACCAAGAAACTATCCGGGAAAAGGTTTTAGATATTCCTCCGCAAAAATGCATCACTCGCGACAACGTTGGTATTGAGGTGGATGCGGTAGTTTACTGGCGCATTGTGGATATGGAAAAAGCTTGGTACAAAGTAGAAAATCTCCAGTCAGCAATGGTGAATTTGGTGTTAACTCAAATTCGCTCGGAAATGGGACAACTGGAGTTAGATCAAACTTTTACTGCCCGTTCTCAAATCAATGAGCTTTTGTTACAGGATTTGGACGTAGCTACCGATCCTTGGGGTGTGAAAGTGACGCGTGTAGAACTGCGAGATATTATCCCCTCTCAGGCTGTGCGGGAGTCGATGGAATTGCAAATGTCAGCAGAACGGCGTAGACGGGCGGCAATTTTAACTTCAGAAGGCGATCGCGAAGCTGCTGTTAATAGTGCTAGAGGTAAAGCTGATGCTCAAATTTTAGAAGCAGAAGCTAGTCAAAAGTCAGTAGTTTTACGTGCAGAAGCAGAACAAAAAGCGATCGTTCTCAAAGCCCAAGCGGAACGTCAGCAACAGGTTCTCAAAGCCCAAGCGATTGCTGAGTCAGCAGAAATTATTGCCCAAAAAATCAACTCAAATTCCACTGCTTATCAAGCCTTAGAAGTTCTAATTGCCTTGGGCTATCTAGATATGGGCGCAACAATTGGTAAGAGCGATAGCAGTAAGGTGATGTTTATAGATCCGCGTAGTATTCCCGCCACCTTAGAAGGCATACGCTCTATTGTCTCAGATGGTCAGGTTGACTCTAATTCACTGCTCAGAGGTGAAATACCAGGGGGGAATAATAATCGGGCTAGTTGA
- a CDS encoding Fur family transcriptional regulator has protein sequence MRAIRTRSQERILNLLKSIKQGISAQDIYVELRNNNQSMGLATVYRSLEALKLEGMVQVRTLANGEALYSLAQQDKHHLTCLQCGVSIPINQCPVHDLEEQLESSQKFKIFYHTLEFFGLCSQCQINQAAEVSH, from the coding sequence ATGAGAGCCATACGCACCCGCAGTCAAGAGCGTATTTTGAACCTGCTGAAATCCATTAAACAAGGCATTTCCGCGCAAGATATTTACGTCGAGCTACGTAATAACAATCAGAGTATGGGTTTAGCGACAGTTTACCGCTCCCTAGAAGCCTTAAAACTGGAAGGCATGGTACAAGTGCGGACTTTGGCTAACGGTGAAGCCCTCTACAGTCTAGCGCAGCAAGATAAACACCACTTAACTTGCCTGCAATGTGGTGTTTCCATTCCGATTAATCAATGTCCTGTACATGACTTAGAAGAGCAATTAGAATCTAGCCAGAAGTTTAAAATTTTTTACCACACCCTAGAGTTTTTTGGTTTGTGCAGTCAATGCCAAATTAATCAAGCTGCTGAAGTTAGCCATTAG
- the purS gene encoding phosphoribosylformylglycinamidine synthase subunit PurS, whose product MQSKYLAKIFVTLRPSVLDPAGVAVQSSLKQLGYDNVEQVRIGKYIELTITSTEEKKARQDLENICNQMLANPVIENYRYELIEVETQTGVF is encoded by the coding sequence GTGCAAAGCAAGTATTTAGCCAAAATTTTCGTGACGCTTCGTCCTTCAGTCTTAGATCCTGCTGGTGTAGCTGTACAATCCAGTCTTAAGCAGTTGGGATACGATAACGTTGAACAAGTGCGGATTGGTAAGTATATTGAACTCACCATCACCTCAACTGAAGAGAAGAAAGCGCGTCAAGACCTCGAAAACATCTGTAACCAGATGCTAGCAAATCCCGTGATTGAAAATTATCGCTATGAGTTGATTGAGGTCGAAACACAAACGGGAGTGTTTTAG
- the purQ gene encoding phosphoribosylformylglycinamidine synthase subunit PurQ, whose product MTKFGVVVFPGSNCDRDVAYVTRDLLGQPTRMVWHQETDIADLDVVVIPGGFSYGDYLRCGAIARFSPVMQQVVEHAQKGKFVLGICNGFQVLTEAGLLPGVLTRNRDLHFICDRVPLKVERTNLPWTQAYTASEIITLPVAHGEGRFYADQATLAAIEDNGQVLFRYQGENPNGSLNNIAGICDRQGNVLGMMPHPERASDAILGGSDGLKLFQGLLEKVAALA is encoded by the coding sequence ATGACTAAATTCGGCGTTGTTGTTTTTCCGGGTTCTAATTGCGATCGCGATGTTGCTTATGTAACTAGAGACTTACTAGGGCAACCGACTCGCATGGTTTGGCATCAAGAAACAGATATTGCAGATTTAGATGTGGTTGTAATCCCTGGTGGCTTTAGTTACGGGGATTATCTACGTTGCGGTGCGATCGCGCGATTTTCACCTGTAATGCAGCAGGTGGTGGAACACGCCCAAAAAGGTAAGTTTGTCTTGGGTATTTGCAACGGTTTTCAAGTATTAACTGAAGCCGGACTTTTACCGGGTGTGTTAACTAGAAATCGCGATTTGCATTTTATCTGCGATCGGGTTCCGTTAAAAGTTGAGCGTACCAATCTTCCTTGGACGCAAGCTTATACCGCCTCTGAAATTATCACTTTACCTGTTGCCCACGGTGAAGGGCGATTCTATGCCGATCAAGCAACTCTCGCAGCAATTGAAGATAACGGCCAAGTATTGTTCCGTTATCAAGGAGAGAATCCCAACGGTTCACTGAACAACATTGCCGGGATTTGCGATCGCCAAGGTAATGTTTTGGGAATGATGCCACACCCAGAAAGGGCATCAGACGCGATATTGGGAGGTAGCGATGGGTTGAAGTTGTTTCAGGGATTGTTAGAGAAAGTAGCTGCATTGGCGTAA